The following coding sequences lie in one uncultured Mailhella sp. genomic window:
- the queD gene encoding 6-carboxytetrahydropterin synthase QueD, protein MSRSVWRLTIRGDFAAAHALRHYQGKCEALHGHNYLVEMVVEGETLTPDTELVADFSALKKELRAELAAIDHVYLNELPPFDVINPSSENLARYLYARMKERLASMPVRMYSMTVGETPIQSATYMELED, encoded by the coding sequence ATGAGCAGATCGGTATGGCGGCTGACCATTCGCGGCGATTTCGCCGCCGCCCACGCCCTGCGGCACTATCAGGGCAAATGCGAAGCCCTGCACGGACACAACTATCTGGTGGAAATGGTGGTGGAAGGCGAAACCCTCACGCCCGACACCGAACTCGTGGCCGACTTTTCCGCGCTCAAGAAGGAACTCAGGGCGGAACTTGCCGCCATCGATCATGTGTACCTCAACGAGCTGCCGCCCTTCGACGTCATCAATCCCTCGTCGGAGAATCTGGCCCGCTATCTGTACGCCAGAATGAAGGAACGTCTGGCCTCCATGCCTGTGCGCATGTACAGCATGACGGTGGGCGAAACGCCCATTCAGTCTGCCACCTACATGGAACTCGAAGACTGA
- the tpiA gene encoding triose-phosphate isomerase yields MKKLMAANWKMYKTGAEAVATLNELAGLLNGQAPEGREIVIFVPFTALEKASDAMKAIKGGMTGAENMYPAAEGAFTGEISPAMIKACGAAWVLTGHSERRHVLGESDEFVGEKTAFALANGLRVMLCIGETLEEREAGLLRNVLERQLKLGLKNVPADTPVESLAIAYEPVWAIGTGKTATTDDIVHTHAICRELMKEILGDKADKTPLLYGGSVKPANAGSILALDNVDGVLVGGASLKADSFNQIINA; encoded by the coding sequence ATGAAGAAGCTGATGGCCGCCAACTGGAAGATGTACAAAACCGGAGCCGAAGCGGTTGCGACGCTGAACGAGCTGGCCGGACTGCTCAACGGTCAGGCTCCCGAGGGCCGCGAAATCGTGATTTTTGTGCCGTTCACGGCTCTGGAAAAGGCTTCCGACGCCATGAAAGCCATCAAGGGCGGCATGACCGGCGCTGAAAACATGTATCCTGCTGCGGAAGGTGCGTTCACGGGCGAAATTTCTCCCGCCATGATCAAGGCCTGCGGCGCGGCCTGGGTGCTGACCGGTCATTCCGAACGCCGTCATGTGCTCGGCGAAAGCGATGAATTCGTGGGCGAAAAGACCGCTTTCGCTCTGGCGAACGGCCTGCGCGTGATGCTCTGCATCGGCGAAACGCTGGAAGAGCGCGAAGCCGGACTGCTCCGCAACGTGCTGGAACGTCAGCTCAAGCTCGGTCTGAAGAACGTGCCCGCCGACACGCCCGTGGAGTCTCTGGCCATTGCCTACGAACCCGTGTGGGCCATCGGCACCGGCAAGACGGCCACCACCGACGACATCGTGCATACGCATGCCATCTGCCGCGAGCTCATGAAGGAAATCCTCGGCGACAAGGCCGATAAAACGCCCCTTCTGTACGGCGGCAGCGTGAAGCCTGCCAACGCCGGCAGCATCCTTGCCCTTGACAATGTGGACGGTGTGCTGGTAGGAGGAGCTTCTTTGAAGGCTGATAGCTTCAATCAGATCATCAATGCCTAG
- a CDS encoding sulfatase-like hydrolase/transferase has translation MPIVRTVPFRFVRSFLSFFLVCFTVAFLVMSKREFDEVTINQVLFHMQLMKDNIVTMPGDFIHVFLWHVRNAVLCALTFAFLREAAVRRQEKPGLLFAAVCLAFVALWFIVPGTFIDDAFVAVRWIVVAALVISAAGAAGLAGRLARFPARVVHWLSGGWRLAGIWFGILLYSMFYVNFFTFFQEQAVLGDFYTEGAYIDPRTVNVSGTGTKNLIIIYCESIEDTFGRSDVMGEDLLAPLRPSIETPDLRIDQMPGADFTIGGIVASQCGIPLKSISILSGNLTGWALDRYLPGAVCLGDYLKADGYHNVYYNGSSGVFSGLNKFFLSHGYQEFMGKEDWIEKKHVDPATMNTWAMYDSDMVDRSIARIDELMAEGKKFSFALSTMDTHEPGFLSPPCVDEGFSENWSGYVKCSLSQVERLLRHIRDKGWEEKFVILVMGDHQTRMAEMDNVELKHVKGRYVLCSLQRDATLKPVRSIITHFDLFPTLLTALGFSVQGERLGFGYNVFSSDVQPEANYRDRLRKRVLSHSKVYESLWLPEYAERDE, from the coding sequence ATGCCCATTGTCCGGACGGTTCCATTCCGTTTTGTCCGCTCGTTCCTCTCGTTCTTTCTGGTGTGCTTCACGGTTGCCTTTCTTGTCATGTCGAAGCGGGAGTTCGACGAGGTGACCATCAATCAGGTGCTGTTCCACATGCAGCTCATGAAGGACAACATCGTGACCATGCCGGGAGACTTCATTCATGTCTTTCTCTGGCATGTGCGCAATGCCGTGCTGTGCGCCCTTACCTTTGCCTTTCTGCGGGAAGCGGCGGTGCGCAGGCAGGAAAAGCCGGGACTTTTGTTTGCGGCGGTCTGTCTGGCGTTTGTGGCTCTGTGGTTCATCGTGCCCGGTACGTTCATCGACGACGCCTTCGTCGCGGTGCGCTGGATCGTGGTGGCGGCGCTCGTGATTTCCGCCGCCGGAGCCGCGGGGCTTGCCGGACGCCTGGCCCGTTTTCCGGCCCGCGTCGTTCACTGGCTCTCCGGCGGATGGCGGCTTGCCGGCATATGGTTCGGCATTCTGCTGTATTCCATGTTCTATGTGAACTTCTTTACCTTCTTTCAGGAACAGGCCGTGCTCGGCGATTTTTACACCGAAGGCGCGTACATTGACCCCAGAACGGTGAATGTTTCCGGCACGGGCACGAAAAATCTCATCATCATCTATTGCGAGAGCATTGAGGACACCTTCGGCAGAAGCGACGTCATGGGGGAAGATCTGCTTGCTCCGCTGCGTCCTTCCATCGAAACGCCCGATCTGCGCATTGATCAGATGCCCGGGGCGGATTTCACCATCGGCGGCATTGTGGCGTCGCAGTGCGGCATTCCGCTCAAGTCCATTTCCATTCTCAGCGGCAACCTTACCGGATGGGCGCTGGACCGCTATCTGCCCGGAGCCGTTTGCCTCGGCGATTATCTCAAGGCCGACGGTTATCACAACGTATACTACAACGGCTCAAGCGGCGTGTTTTCCGGGCTGAACAAGTTTTTTCTCAGTCACGGCTATCAGGAATTCATGGGCAAGGAAGACTGGATAGAGAAAAAGCACGTGGATCCCGCCACCATGAACACCTGGGCCATGTACGACAGCGACATGGTCGATCGCAGCATTGCCCGCATCGACGAGCTCATGGCCGAAGGCAAAAAGTTCAGCTTTGCGCTTTCCACCATGGACACCCATGAGCCGGGCTTTCTTTCCCCGCCGTGCGTGGATGAAGGCTTTTCGGAAAACTGGTCCGGCTATGTGAAGTGTTCCCTTTCTCAGGTGGAGCGGCTGCTCAGGCATATTCGCGACAAGGGCTGGGAAGAAAAGTTCGTCATTCTCGTCATGGGCGATCATCAGACCAGAATGGCCGAGATGGACAATGTGGAGCTCAAGCACGTGAAGGGACGGTATGTGCTCTGTTCCCTGCAGCGGGACGCCACCCTCAAGCCCGTGCGATCCATCATCACGCATTTTGATCTTTTTCCGACGCTGCTGACGGCGCTGGGCTTTTCCGTACAGGGCGAGCGGCTGGGCTTCGGCTACAACGTGTTTTCGTCGGACGTGCAGCCGGAGGCGAATTACCGCGACAGGCTGCGCAAGAGAGTTCTGAGTCACAGCAAGGTGTACGAAAGCCTCTGGCTGCCGGAATATGCGGAGCGGGACGAGTAG
- a CDS encoding threonine/serine exporter family protein, translated as MMTEWIIQLVTAFTGALGFAVLFNVQSARLFWAGLGGLVGWAAYLALGAWYESDVIRFFLASACFTLYAEPLARLKKTPTTVFLVPAAIPMVPGASLYRSMSFAVSGEWNAFAQQILYTLLLAAAIAAGIVCAMTLVHIIRRLMRGLGLCRLHASAKKK; from the coding sequence ATGATGACCGAATGGATTATTCAGCTCGTCACGGCTTTTACCGGCGCGCTCGGCTTTGCGGTTCTTTTCAATGTGCAGTCCGCCAGACTCTTCTGGGCCGGACTCGGCGGTCTGGTGGGATGGGCGGCGTATCTTGCCCTCGGCGCGTGGTATGAAAGCGATGTGATACGCTTCTTTCTGGCGTCGGCCTGCTTTACTTTGTACGCCGAGCCGCTGGCCCGCCTCAAAAAAACGCCGACCACCGTGTTTCTGGTGCCTGCCGCCATTCCCATGGTGCCCGGCGCGTCGCTGTATCGCTCCATGAGCTTTGCCGTGAGCGGAGAGTGGAACGCCTTTGCGCAGCAGATTCTGTACACGCTGCTGCTTGCCGCAGCCATCGCGGCAGGCATAGTCTGCGCCATGACATTGGTTCACATCATCCGGCGGCTGATGCGCGGCCTTGGGCTGTGCAGACTTCACGCTTCGGCAAAGAAGAAGTAA
- a CDS encoding TIGR00282 family metallophosphoesterase, translated as MRILFLGDVVGKAGRLAVKQFLPELREEWSPEVVIANGENIAGGIGMTSETLDELFAAGVQVVTSGNHVWRHREIFSRLEKDRRLVRPANYPEGAPGRGCAIHTLPDGRKLAVFNLLGTVFMDPLPCPFRAALGWLEGAPALGASWEGRIAALQNLTEHGTLPSGPALSACAGEIRHELDGIMVRLVDFHAETTGEKKTMGWALDGKVSAVLGTHTHVQTADAQILPHGTAYMSDVGMCGVEQSSLGMDFEPVFQRFFTRMPHPFKPAKGPVSLNGAFLDVDDETGLAREIRAVRSHCPASVSALPPQ; from the coding sequence ATGCGTATCCTTTTTCTCGGCGACGTAGTGGGCAAGGCGGGCAGGCTGGCGGTAAAGCAGTTTCTGCCGGAGCTGCGCGAGGAATGGTCTCCGGAGGTGGTGATTGCCAACGGCGAGAACATTGCCGGAGGCATAGGCATGACCTCGGAGACGTTGGATGAGCTTTTTGCCGCGGGCGTGCAGGTGGTGACGTCCGGCAATCACGTGTGGAGGCACAGGGAGATTTTTTCGCGGCTTGAAAAGGACAGGCGGCTTGTTCGTCCGGCCAATTATCCTGAGGGCGCTCCGGGAAGAGGCTGCGCGATTCACACGCTTCCCGACGGGCGGAAACTCGCCGTCTTCAATCTTCTGGGCACGGTGTTCATGGACCCTTTGCCCTGTCCGTTCCGGGCGGCGCTCGGCTGGCTCGAAGGCGCGCCGGCGCTCGGCGCGTCGTGGGAGGGGCGGATTGCGGCTTTGCAGAATCTGACGGAACATGGTACGTTGCCTTCCGGGCCTGCGCTCTCTGCCTGCGCTGGGGAGATCCGGCACGAGCTTGACGGCATCATGGTGCGTCTGGTGGACTTTCATGCCGAGACCACGGGCGAGAAGAAGACCATGGGCTGGGCTCTCGACGGCAAGGTGAGCGCCGTGCTCGGCACGCACACCCACGTGCAGACGGCGGACGCGCAGATTCTGCCGCACGGCACGGCGTACATGAGCGACGTCGGCATGTGCGGGGTGGAGCAGTCGTCGCTCGGCATGGATTTTGAACCCGTGTTTCAACGTTTTTTCACGCGCATGCCGCATCCGTTCAAACCGGCGAAGGGGCCCGTTTCCCTGAACGGCGCGTTCCTCGACGTGGACGACGAGACGGGGCTTGCCCGGGAAATACGGGCCGTGCGTTCCCATTGTCCTGCATCAGTCTCAGCGCTTCCGCCGCAGTGA
- a CDS encoding threonine/serine exporter family protein, producing MAKYYLAEQVALQHSSSLDYAREFLFNALNIGEAMLISGAEVSRVEDSVRRICLAYGAEKVDVFTITSAIVVTVYSPMFGSVTQTRRITSTKYDLFKLARLNALSRRICEEMPLFEVVEDELEKICTGTPQYSFAVMLAIHALISASFTLFFGGSWLDAAASAVIGLFLKYMDSVSRLLELPSTVAAVLWSFAGGCLALFFVSCGLGDSAEKISIGNIMLLIPGMQLTNSIRDVFNGDTLSALLGFCNAFVLAALIAFGFALPTLIW from the coding sequence ATGGCGAAATACTATCTGGCGGAACAGGTCGCGCTGCAGCATTCCTCTTCCCTGGACTACGCGCGCGAATTTCTGTTCAACGCCCTGAACATCGGCGAGGCAATGCTCATCAGCGGTGCGGAGGTCAGTCGCGTGGAAGACAGCGTCCGGCGCATCTGCCTGGCCTACGGCGCGGAAAAGGTGGATGTGTTCACCATTACCTCGGCCATTGTGGTCACCGTGTATTCGCCCATGTTCGGCTCCGTCACCCAGACCAGACGCATCACGTCCACCAAATACGATCTTTTCAAGCTGGCCAGACTCAACGCGCTTTCCCGGCGCATCTGCGAAGAAATGCCGCTGTTCGAGGTGGTCGAAGACGAACTTGAAAAAATATGCACGGGAACGCCTCAGTATTCGTTTGCCGTCATGCTGGCCATTCATGCGCTTATTTCCGCGTCGTTCACGCTGTTTTTCGGCGGCTCCTGGCTCGACGCCGCGGCTTCTGCCGTCATCGGCCTGTTTTTAAAGTATATGGATTCTGTTTCCCGCCTGCTGGAACTTCCGTCCACGGTGGCGGCGGTGCTGTGGTCGTTTGCGGGCGGCTGCCTGGCGCTCTTCTTCGTGTCCTGCGGGCTCGGCGATTCGGCGGAAAAGATCAGCATCGGCAACATCATGCTGCTTATTCCGGGCATGCAGCTGACAAACTCCATCCGCGACGTGTTCAACGGCGATACCCTGTCGGCGCTGCTGGGCTTCTGCAACGCCTTTGTGCTTGCCGCGCTCATTGCATTCGGCTTTGCGCTGCCTACGCTTATCTGGTGA
- the secG gene encoding preprotein translocase subunit SecG: MQTAILTLHVIVCIILVVLVLLQSGREGMGVIFGGGGNSSVFGSAGAGGVLAKLTTFLAVIFICTSLGYNIMTSSTRTSQESVLDVQFEEVPAAPVTEPAPAAAPATEAAPASAQAPAAETEKAPAAEQPAAEQPAAPAEAAK; the protein is encoded by the coding sequence GTGCAGACAGCCATCCTGACTCTTCATGTTATCGTATGCATCATCCTTGTTGTGCTGGTGCTTCTTCAGTCCGGCCGCGAAGGCATGGGCGTTATTTTCGGCGGAGGCGGCAACAGCTCCGTGTTCGGCAGCGCCGGCGCGGGCGGCGTGCTCGCCAAGCTGACCACCTTCCTCGCCGTCATCTTTATCTGCACTTCTCTGGGCTACAACATCATGACGAGCTCCACCCGCACCTCGCAGGAATCCGTGCTTGATGTTCAGTTTGAAGAAGTGCCCGCCGCTCCCGTGACCGAACCTGCGCCTGCCGCCGCTCCGGCGACGGAAGCCGCGCCTGCTTCCGCTCAGGCCCCGGCTGCGGAAACGGAAAAGGCTCCTGCCGCCGAACAGCCCGCTGCCGAGCAGCCTGCGGCTCCGGCCGAAGCCGCCAAGTAG
- the dnaE gene encoding DNA polymerase III subunit alpha, with the protein MMAFVHLHCHTEFSLLDGAIRVADLAQKAKALGMPAAAITDHGNLFGTAYFYSACKDVGIPPIIGCEVYVTRDHTDKTSDFARVRHHLILLAQNPVGYRNLMHLVSRSWLDGFHYKPRIDKKMLHGCTDGLVALSACVAGELPRTLLGQNKLITGGGTFDDAIAIAKEYAALFPDRFYLEVQANSLPEQALVNQRILELSDATNLPLVATNDCHYLNADDVEAHDILLCIQTQAKVDDPKRFRFEARDLYYKSEEEMLAGLDGVPRDAMENTLKIADQCCHLEIQLHAPPYHFPVYDLPEGMTLASEFCRMAREGLEKRLEKHPHRDTINPQEYRDRLEMELKVICDMGFPGYFLIVQDYINWAKNNGIPVGPGRGSAAGSVAAWALRITSIDPLPNKLFFERFLNVERVSMPDIDVDFCEDRRLEVLDYVTRKYGKDKVSQIAAFGKMKAKAVVKDVGRAMGIPFNETTRIAKMIPADLKMTLQKALDTVPELAEEYKTKPEVRKLIDISKRLEGLTRHASTHAAGVVVSDKPMEEYLPLFAGRKGEQIAAFDMKFVEKVGLVKFDFLGLRTMTVISNAVKNIVRQGKEAPDMENLSTDDPNVYDLLSRGDTDGVFQLESTGMRKYLRMLKPSGFEDLVAMLALYRPGPLNSGMVDEFIKRKHGEIEVSYPLPELESCLKDTYGVIVYQEQVMQIAQITAKYTLGGADLLRRAMGKKKAEEMAKQRNIFLKGASERGVAKETANEIFDLMEKFAEYGFNKAHSAAYAYITYGTAYLKYYFKVEFMAALLSSEIGNQDKILSYIAACRDMNIDVLPPNVQISLRSFTPSGDSIVYGLGGVKNVGDEAINEIVRSREEDGPYKSLLDLCTRVNLRKVTKRVLESLIKGGACDCFGVSRAGMLASLDTVVARAQKKQKEKNSAQISLLAFSPSVEAAPMPGIGFPCEEQDTPEWEDDQKLAFEKDSLGFYLTSHPLQPFRRDMQRLGLLTLEEISELGKGAVKTGVLVTSVKEFITRKGDKMAFVQVEDLTGHAEVTIFPKTYATIKDTLHGDRPLIELVGTVDAKDDDDFGDDEENDENTVKEIKLLCDSARPLLEACMSSDQPVVIPYPVTCTGDADIEEFKAILEKHKGTSSVQIQFELNNRNCLMELGPRWRVQASPQLNKDMDAWAKARLALRQ; encoded by the coding sequence CTGATGGCCTTCGTTCACTTACATTGCCATACCGAATTCAGCCTCCTCGACGGCGCCATCCGGGTCGCCGATCTGGCGCAGAAGGCCAAGGCGCTCGGCATGCCCGCGGCCGCCATTACCGATCACGGCAACCTTTTCGGCACCGCCTATTTTTATTCCGCCTGCAAGGACGTGGGCATTCCGCCCATCATCGGCTGCGAAGTCTATGTCACCCGCGATCACACCGACAAGACATCCGACTTCGCCAGAGTGCGGCATCACCTCATTCTTCTGGCGCAGAATCCCGTCGGCTACCGCAACCTCATGCATCTGGTGAGCCGCAGCTGGCTCGACGGCTTTCACTACAAGCCGCGCATCGACAAAAAAATGCTTCACGGCTGCACCGACGGCCTGGTGGCGCTTTCGGCCTGTGTGGCCGGCGAGCTGCCCCGCACACTTCTCGGGCAGAACAAGCTCATCACGGGCGGCGGCACCTTCGACGACGCCATTGCCATAGCCAAGGAATACGCCGCGCTTTTTCCCGACCGCTTCTATCTGGAAGTGCAGGCCAACAGCCTGCCGGAACAGGCGCTCGTGAACCAGCGCATTCTTGAGCTTTCCGACGCCACCAATCTCCCCCTCGTGGCCACCAACGACTGCCACTATCTCAACGCCGACGACGTGGAAGCCCACGACATTCTGCTCTGCATTCAGACGCAGGCCAAGGTGGACGATCCCAAGCGCTTCCGCTTCGAGGCGCGCGATCTCTACTACAAGTCCGAAGAGGAAATGCTCGCCGGTCTCGACGGCGTTCCGCGCGACGCCATGGAAAACACGCTCAAGATCGCGGATCAATGCTGCCATCTTGAAATCCAGCTCCATGCGCCGCCCTATCACTTCCCCGTGTACGACCTGCCCGAAGGCATGACCCTGGCCAGCGAATTCTGCCGCATGGCCCGCGAAGGCCTGGAAAAACGTCTGGAAAAGCATCCGCACCGGGACACCATCAATCCGCAGGAGTACCGCGACAGACTCGAAATGGAGCTCAAGGTCATCTGCGACATGGGCTTCCCCGGCTATTTCCTCATCGTGCAGGACTACATCAACTGGGCCAAGAACAACGGCATTCCCGTGGGCCCCGGCCGCGGTTCGGCCGCAGGTTCCGTGGCGGCGTGGGCTCTGCGCATCACGTCCATCGATCCTCTGCCCAACAAGCTGTTCTTTGAACGCTTCCTCAACGTCGAACGCGTCAGCATGCCCGATATCGACGTTGACTTCTGCGAAGATAGGCGCCTTGAGGTGCTCGACTACGTTACGAGAAAGTACGGCAAGGACAAGGTGTCGCAGATTGCGGCCTTCGGTAAAATGAAGGCCAAGGCCGTGGTCAAGGACGTGGGCCGCGCCATGGGCATTCCGTTCAACGAGACGACGCGCATCGCAAAAATGATTCCCGCCGATCTCAAGATGACGCTGCAGAAGGCCCTCGACACGGTTCCCGAACTCGCGGAGGAATACAAGACCAAGCCGGAAGTTCGGAAGCTCATCGACATTTCCAAGCGTCTGGAAGGCCTCACGCGCCACGCCTCCACCCATGCGGCCGGCGTGGTGGTGTCCGACAAGCCCATGGAGGAATATCTCCCCCTCTTTGCCGGACGCAAGGGCGAACAGATTGCCGCGTTCGACATGAAGTTCGTGGAAAAGGTGGGCCTTGTGAAGTTCGACTTCCTCGGCCTGCGCACCATGACCGTGATTTCCAACGCGGTGAAGAACATCGTGCGCCAGGGCAAGGAAGCCCCGGACATGGAAAACCTTTCCACGGACGACCCCAACGTCTATGACCTGCTCTCCCGCGGCGACACCGACGGCGTGTTCCAGCTGGAAAGCACGGGCATGCGCAAATACCTGCGCATGCTCAAGCCCTCGGGCTTTGAAGACCTTGTGGCTATGCTGGCCCTGTACCGTCCCGGACCGCTCAACTCCGGCATGGTGGATGAATTCATCAAGCGCAAGCACGGCGAAATCGAGGTTTCCTACCCGCTTCCCGAGCTGGAATCCTGCCTGAAAGACACCTACGGAGTCATCGTCTATCAGGAACAGGTCATGCAGATCGCGCAGATCACCGCCAAGTACACCCTCGGCGGCGCCGACCTGCTGCGCCGCGCCATGGGCAAGAAGAAAGCCGAGGAAATGGCCAAGCAGCGCAACATCTTCCTCAAAGGCGCTTCCGAACGCGGCGTGGCCAAGGAAACGGCCAACGAAATCTTCGACCTCATGGAAAAATTCGCGGAATACGGCTTCAACAAGGCCCATTCCGCGGCCTACGCCTACATCACCTACGGCACGGCATACCTGAAGTACTACTTTAAGGTTGAGTTCATGGCCGCGCTGCTTTCTTCGGAAATCGGCAACCAGGACAAGATTCTCAGCTACATTGCAGCCTGCCGCGACATGAACATCGACGTGCTGCCGCCCAACGTGCAGATCAGTCTGCGTTCCTTCACTCCCAGCGGCGATTCCATCGTGTACGGTCTCGGCGGCGTGAAGAACGTGGGCGACGAAGCCATCAATGAAATCGTGCGCTCGCGCGAGGAGGACGGCCCGTACAAGTCCCTGCTCGATCTCTGCACCCGCGTCAATCTGCGCAAGGTGACCAAGCGCGTGCTCGAAAGCCTCATCAAGGGCGGCGCGTGCGACTGCTTCGGCGTCAGCCGGGCGGGCATGCTGGCCAGCCTCGACACCGTGGTGGCCCGGGCCCAGAAAAAGCAGAAGGAAAAGAATTCCGCGCAGATATCGCTTCTGGCCTTTTCGCCTTCCGTGGAAGCTGCGCCCATGCCCGGCATCGGATTCCCCTGCGAGGAACAGGACACCCCCGAGTGGGAAGACGATCAGAAGCTCGCCTTTGAAAAAGATTCGCTCGGCTTCTATCTCACCAGTCATCCGCTTCAGCCCTTCCGCCGCGACATGCAGCGACTCGGCCTGCTCACGCTGGAGGAAATCAGCGAGCTCGGCAAGGGCGCGGTGAAAACCGGCGTTCTGGTCACCAGCGTCAAGGAATTCATCACCCGCAAGGGCGACAAGATGGCCTTCGTGCAGGTGGAAGACCTCACAGGTCACGCCGAGGTCACCATTTTCCCCAAAACCTATGCCACCATCAAGGACACCCTGCACGGCGACCGGCCGCTCATTGAGCTCGTCGGCACCGTGGATGCCAAGGACGACGACGATTTCGGCGACGACGAGGAAAACGACGAAAACACCGTCAAGGAAATCAAGCTGCTGTGCGACTCCGCAAGGCCGCTGCTCGAAGCCTGCATGAGCAGCGATCAGCCCGTGGTGATCCCCTATCCCGTGACGTGTACGGGAGACGCCGACATCGAGGAATTCAAGGCCATTCTGGAAAAGCACAAGGGCACGTCGTCGGTGCAGATTCAGTTCGAGCTGAACAACCGCAACTGCCTCATGGAGCTGGGTCCGCGCTGGAGAGTGCAGGCCAGCCCGCAGCTCAACAAGGACATGGACGCCTGGGCCAAGGCGCGCCTTGCGCTGCGGCAGTAA
- a CDS encoding HD domain-containing protein, translated as MEIELSAYRKRFLDYVEGFRDVPDAAPLRLKVEHTFRVVEHAERIVDSLPEDEVERQWSEDAGACRAAVLAALYHDCGRFPQFRRYRTFLDAKSVNHAVLSFQTMRDGRFLREESARVRGLAQCAVLLHNRYALSPMLDPAARFVTDIVRDSDKLDIFRVMVSYLGNALPERDAVLLHVADDPGSWTPKVAEDVTAGRVARYGDLRFVNDFRLLLGTWMLELRFASTRKALAESGLMDEVLAGLPDAPGLRPAREKLHVLLEDCRNGRGAAR; from the coding sequence ATGGAGATTGAGCTTTCCGCATACCGGAAGCGTTTTCTTGACTATGTGGAAGGCTTTCGAGACGTGCCCGACGCGGCCCCGCTGCGTTTGAAGGTGGAGCACACGTTTCGCGTTGTGGAGCACGCCGAGCGCATTGTTGACTCCCTGCCCGAAGATGAAGTGGAACGGCAGTGGAGCGAAGACGCCGGAGCCTGTCGCGCGGCTGTGCTGGCGGCGCTCTACCACGACTGCGGGCGCTTCCCGCAGTTTCGCCGTTACCGCACGTTTCTGGATGCAAAGTCCGTCAATCATGCCGTGCTGAGCTTTCAGACCATGCGCGACGGGCGTTTCCTGCGTGAGGAATCCGCCAGAGTGCGGGGGCTTGCGCAGTGCGCCGTGCTGCTGCACAATCGTTACGCCCTGTCTCCCATGCTGGATCCGGCGGCGCGTTTCGTCACCGACATTGTGCGCGACAGCGACAAGCTGGACATTTTCCGCGTCATGGTGAGCTACCTCGGCAACGCGCTCCCGGAACGGGACGCCGTGCTTCTTCACGTGGCGGACGATCCCGGATCGTGGACGCCCAAGGTGGCGGAAGACGTGACGGCGGGCCGGGTGGCCCGGTATGGGGATCTGCGCTTCGTCAACGACTTTCGTCTGCTGCTCGGCACCTGGATGCTGGAACTGCGCTTTGCCTCCACGCGAAAGGCGCTTGCGGAGAGCGGACTCATGGACGAAGTGCTTGCCGGCCTTCCCGACGCTCCCGGGCTGCGTCCGGCCAGGGAAAAACTTCATGTGCTGCTTGAAGATTGCCGAAACGGACGCGGAGCGGCGCGCTGA